A genomic segment from Leptospira fainei serovar Hurstbridge str. BUT 6 encodes:
- a CDS encoding SpoIIE family protein phosphatase: MSFRQKIFIILGASQLLLVLILAFTFIQMIDRVKNEPQNKRALDRAFEFRKELHHKDEVIRLLLKEIERNQKTRSILESGLNNNRPLLLANFDYVKGIMAQYDLSIFELLDSKGVVFFRFHRPKDFGDDKSKQKIVQEALHGAGASTLEIGHSGLGLRITAPLRGGLMLVGQVVNEKFLQSIVGSEDVHMAIFEKGKLVASSDTFIAKYLEQKPLASLKDGTRLKFAEKHLYLTKIPYENQGLSNLKLEFVLMIDETDLYESTRNLWIYCGLIALFVFGGILITSYFFSRDIIHAVKALNFAMKNPGEDESKIVDLERSDELGEMAEVFVGMKKDLLDHQLFLEKKVEEKTHELQETLTDLRALKEKQDGDYYLTSLLLRPLATLDHNGPSTKIQSILKQKKTFTFRKRESDIGGDLVSISEITLYGKKYLVMMNSDAMGKSIQGAGGALVMGTVFKAILTRTQLSRTNQRKTPEKWLKDCYTELQNVFVTFDGTMLVSALICLLDEETGALYSLNAEHPNMVLYRDGKATFLDPELALRKLGFSENSPEPLVRVYKLEKGDVVFIGSDGRDDILITDPNKEEPAMNEDEFLFLRFVELANGNLQDLERLISAAGEVSDDLSLMRVGFKESVAPSEPKIVPEEYNRLLQEGIREYKKGNYEKTKVIFTKALALDDSDPALHKQLSRICINAKDYEEGASYCEAYLSKVPFDNEYIFYASYCLRKTKDYWKSLEYSEKLRSREPENVRNLKHLVALYRLTGSRAKFRTTMAVLKQIVSRKNPERSDSTEPALV, translated from the coding sequence ATGAGTTTTAGACAAAAAATCTTCATCATCTTAGGAGCGAGTCAGCTCCTTCTCGTTCTCATACTCGCGTTTACGTTTATTCAAATGATTGATCGAGTCAAAAACGAGCCGCAAAACAAGAGAGCTCTGGATAGAGCGTTCGAATTCCGCAAAGAACTACACCATAAAGACGAGGTGATACGTCTCCTTTTAAAAGAAATAGAAAGAAATCAAAAGACTCGATCCATTCTGGAAAGCGGATTAAATAATAATCGGCCTTTGCTCTTGGCAAATTTCGATTATGTCAAAGGAATTATGGCTCAATACGATCTTTCGATTTTCGAACTTCTGGATTCGAAAGGGGTCGTCTTTTTCCGGTTTCATCGCCCTAAGGATTTCGGCGACGATAAGTCCAAACAAAAAATCGTGCAGGAGGCTTTGCATGGCGCAGGAGCCTCCACTTTGGAAATCGGCCATAGCGGCTTAGGTCTTCGGATCACGGCTCCTCTTCGCGGGGGATTGATGTTGGTCGGACAGGTCGTAAACGAAAAATTTCTCCAATCGATTGTCGGATCCGAGGACGTCCACATGGCGATCTTCGAAAAAGGAAAGCTTGTCGCATCCTCCGACACCTTCATTGCAAAATATTTGGAACAGAAACCTCTGGCCTCCTTAAAAGATGGAACCCGCCTAAAATTCGCGGAAAAGCATCTGTATCTCACCAAAATACCGTACGAAAATCAGGGCTTGAGCAATTTGAAACTTGAATTCGTATTGATGATCGACGAGACCGATCTATATGAATCGACTCGAAATCTTTGGATCTATTGCGGACTGATCGCACTCTTCGTGTTCGGAGGAATCCTAATCACTTCCTATTTCTTCTCTCGCGATATTATCCATGCGGTTAAAGCGTTAAACTTTGCCATGAAAAACCCCGGTGAGGATGAGTCAAAGATCGTGGATTTGGAAAGATCCGACGAGCTTGGTGAAATGGCGGAAGTCTTCGTCGGAATGAAGAAAGACTTACTCGATCACCAACTCTTTTTGGAAAAGAAAGTGGAGGAGAAAACTCACGAACTCCAGGAAACCTTAACCGACCTACGCGCTTTGAAGGAAAAGCAAGACGGAGATTATTATCTCACTTCCCTACTCCTTCGTCCGTTAGCGACGCTCGATCATAACGGACCGTCCACGAAAATCCAATCGATCTTAAAACAAAAGAAAACCTTTACATTCCGAAAAAGAGAATCCGATATCGGCGGCGATTTGGTTTCCATCAGCGAAATCACTTTGTACGGGAAAAAATATCTGGTAATGATGAATTCCGACGCTATGGGTAAATCGATTCAAGGCGCAGGGGGAGCGTTAGTAATGGGTACGGTATTCAAAGCCATTCTGACCAGAACTCAACTGTCCAGAACCAACCAACGCAAGACTCCCGAAAAATGGCTGAAAGACTGTTATACTGAATTGCAAAACGTATTCGTTACATTTGACGGGACCATGTTAGTGTCCGCCTTAATTTGTCTATTGGATGAAGAAACGGGCGCTCTTTACTCCTTGAATGCGGAACATCCCAATATGGTATTATATAGGGACGGAAAAGCGACCTTCCTGGATCCCGAGTTAGCGCTGCGAAAATTGGGTTTCTCGGAGAACTCTCCCGAGCCGCTGGTCAGAGTTTATAAGTTGGAAAAAGGGGACGTGGTTTTTATCGGTTCCGACGGTCGAGACGATATTTTAATTACCGATCCTAATAAGGAAGAGCCCGCAATGAACGAAGATGAGTTTCTTTTTCTTCGATTTGTGGAACTTGCCAACGGAAATTTGCAGGATCTTGAACGATTGATTTCGGCCGCGGGAGAAGTTTCGGACGATCTAAGCTTAATGAGGGTGGGCTTTAAGGAATCAGTCGCGCCCTCCGAGCCAAAAATCGTGCCCGAAGAATACAATCGTCTATTACAGGAAGGGATTCGGGAATACAAGAAAGGAAATTACGAAAAAACTAAAGTGATTTTCACAAAGGCTCTTGCGCTGGACGACTCCGACCCCGCGCTTCATAAGCAGCTCTCGAGGATTTGCATTAACGCGAAAGATTACGAGGAGGGCGCGAGTTACTGCGAAGCCTACCTCTCCAAAGTTCCTTTTGATAACGAATATATCTTTTATGCTTCGTATTGCTTAAGAAAAACCAAGGATTATTGGAAGTCGCTGGAGTATTCCGAAAAATTACGTTCCCGCGAGCCCGAAAACGTTCGGAACCTGAAACATCTAGTAGCCCTATATCGACTAACCGGAAGCCGGGCAAAATTCAGGACGACTATGGCCGTTCTAAAGCAAATCGTTTCCCGAAAGAATCCGGAACGTAGCGATAGCACCGAGCCTGCCCTGGTGTAA